The proteins below are encoded in one region of Streptomyces roseirectus:
- a CDS encoding HIT family protein, with amino-acid sequence MSTLFTRILTGELPGRFVWEDEKAAAFLSIAPLTPGHTLVVPRQEVDRWTDADGELLAHCVSVAQKIGQGVRKAWDAPRAGLIIAGFEVPHMHIHVAPAWDMGDFDFSKAEVEKDETKLDEAADRLRAALRELGHV; translated from the coding sequence ATGTCCACTCTCTTCACCCGCATCCTCACCGGCGAACTCCCCGGCCGTTTCGTCTGGGAGGACGAGAAGGCCGCCGCGTTCCTGAGCATCGCCCCCCTCACCCCCGGCCACACCCTGGTCGTCCCCCGCCAGGAGGTCGACCGCTGGACCGACGCGGACGGCGAACTCCTCGCGCACTGCGTCTCGGTGGCCCAGAAGATCGGCCAGGGCGTCCGCAAGGCGTGGGACGCGCCGCGGGCCGGCCTGATCATCGCCGGCTTCGAGGTCCCCCATATGCACATCCACGTCGCCCCCGCCTGGGACATGGGCGACTTCGACTTCTCCAAGGCCGAAGTGGAGAAGGACGAGACCAAGTTGGACGAGGCCGCCGACCGACTCCGCGCGGCGCTGCGCGAGTTGGGCCACGTGTAG
- a CDS encoding sulfotransferase family protein, with protein MPLPDPARLHAEAERTTGLADFGPDGYRDALGRLVDALNTEARLNAHGYAEARRTLSGALVHRLRLYARPAPPFPAVDPVVIVGPPRTGSTLLHRLLARHPGLHAVRLWELTHPVSPPGVTDAELIAETRRAVAAHHRAAPGLRDIHPTGAREPEECEHLMTTDFHNSVLGLVSYRVPSYADWLLGQDLTAAYRLHRRQLAHILARRPAAPGARLLLKSPSHLWHLPSLAAVYPRLSVVALHRDPLRATASACSLALHARRKRSDHTDPHEIGRQLEAALRLGARRLDAFPGVDVRVGYDELVADPVATAARVCRALGLTDAPHVREGMRRHLAGQPRTARHAYTPEDFGLTP; from the coding sequence ATGCCACTGCCTGACCCCGCCCGGCTGCACGCCGAGGCGGAACGGACGACGGGGCTGGCCGACTTCGGGCCGGACGGCTACCGGGACGCCCTCGGCCGGCTCGTGGACGCGCTGAACACCGAGGCCCGCCTCAACGCCCACGGGTACGCCGAAGCCCGGCGCACCCTGTCGGGGGCGCTCGTCCACCGCCTGCGCCTGTACGCCCGGCCCGCGCCCCCGTTCCCGGCCGTCGACCCCGTCGTCATCGTCGGCCCGCCCCGCACCGGGAGCACTCTCCTGCACCGGCTGCTCGCCCGCCACCCCGGCCTGCACGCGGTGCGGCTGTGGGAGCTCACCCATCCCGTCTCCCCGCCCGGGGTCACCGACGCCGAGCTGATCGCCGAGACGCGGCGGGCGGTGGCCGCTCACCACCGGGCGGCGCCCGGCCTGCGGGACATCCATCCGACGGGCGCGCGGGAGCCGGAGGAGTGCGAGCACCTGATGACGACGGACTTCCACAACTCGGTGCTGGGGCTGGTGAGTTACCGGGTGCCGAGCTACGCCGACTGGCTGCTGGGGCAGGATCTCACCGCCGCCTACCGCCTCCACCGCCGCCAGCTCGCCCACATCCTGGCCCGGCGCCCGGCGGCCCCCGGCGCCCGCCTCCTTCTCAAAAGCCCCTCCCACCTGTGGCACCTGCCTTCCCTCGCCGCCGTCTACCCCCGGCTCAGTGTCGTCGCCCTCCACCGTGACCCCCTGCGCGCGACCGCGTCCGCGTGCAGCCTCGCCCTCCACGCCCGCCGCAAACGCAGCGACCACACCGACCCCCACGAGATCGGCCGCCAACTGGAGGCCGCGCTCCGCCTCGGCGCGCGGCGGCTCGACGCGTTCCCCGGGGTCGACGTCCGCGTCGGGTACGACGAGCTGGTGGCCGACCCCGTCGCGACCGCCGCCCGGGTCTGCCGCGCACTCGGTCTCACCGACGCGCCGCACGTCCGCGAGGGCATGCGCCGCCACCTCGCCGGGCAGCCGCGCACCGCCCGACACGCCTACACGCCCGAGGACTTCGGGCTCACCCCGTGA
- a CDS encoding pyridoxal phosphate-dependent decarboxylase family protein, whose protein sequence is MRALGHRGVDLLVEHFARLADDPVSGVKYAPPREWEEVPRAAAPDPLAVLEETCRMLRHGNAHPDHPRFLAFVPSPGNFVSVLAAALATGFAVPGGHRLTGPASADVELTTVRWLVELLGLPPGSGGLFVPGGSMANLTALTVARDRRGPGTAYFSDQTHFSVPRALHVLGVGADRVRRLPSDGAQRLDVDALASAVRRDRRRGLRPFVVVANAGTTSTGAVDPLPRLAEFCRAEGIWLHVDGAFGAAAALTDAGRTLLDGLGLADSWTVDPHKWLFQPAESGCVLLRRPHELRESFGVDLPGYLDNSAAGDGDFLQYGIQLTREFRALRLWLSLKVFGADAFRDAVARGMRNAEEAGRFIDAEPGLELVTAPSLAVLTFRCAGADADRVCRRLATEGYALVMPTTVAGERVLRLCTINPRTSAGELRRIVTRVRELSLDATA, encoded by the coding sequence ATGCGCGCGCTGGGCCACCGGGGCGTCGACCTGCTCGTCGAGCACTTCGCGCGACTGGCGGACGACCCCGTGTCCGGCGTGAAGTACGCCCCGCCGCGCGAGTGGGAGGAGGTGCCGAGGGCGGCGGCGCCCGACCCGCTGGCGGTGCTGGAGGAGACCTGCCGGATGCTGCGGCACGGCAACGCCCACCCCGACCACCCCCGGTTCCTCGCGTTCGTGCCGAGCCCCGGCAATTTCGTGAGCGTCCTGGCCGCCGCGCTCGCGACCGGGTTCGCGGTACCGGGCGGCCACCGGCTGACCGGCCCGGCCTCGGCGGACGTCGAACTCACCACCGTCCGCTGGCTGGTGGAACTGCTCGGGCTCCCGCCGGGCAGCGGGGGCCTGTTCGTCCCCGGCGGCTCGATGGCCAACCTCACGGCGCTGACGGTGGCCCGCGACCGGCGCGGCCCCGGCACCGCCTACTTCTCCGACCAGACCCATTTCTCCGTGCCCCGCGCCCTGCACGTCCTCGGCGTCGGCGCCGACCGGGTGCGACGGCTGCCCTCGGACGGCGCGCAGCGGCTCGACGTCGACGCGCTCGCCTCGGCCGTCCGCCGGGACCGGCGCAGGGGGCTGCGGCCGTTCGTGGTCGTCGCCAACGCGGGGACCACCAGCACCGGCGCGGTCGATCCGCTGCCACGGCTGGCCGAGTTCTGCCGGGCGGAGGGGATCTGGCTGCACGTCGACGGGGCGTTCGGCGCCGCCGCCGCGCTCACCGACGCGGGCCGGACGCTCCTCGACGGCCTCGGCCTCGCCGACTCCTGGACGGTCGACCCGCACAAATGGCTGTTCCAGCCCGCCGAGTCGGGCTGCGTGCTGCTGCGCAGGCCGCACGAGCTGCGGGAGTCGTTCGGCGTCGACCTGCCCGGCTACCTCGACAACAGCGCCGCGGGCGACGGCGACTTCCTGCAGTACGGCATCCAGCTCACCCGCGAGTTCCGGGCGCTGCGGCTGTGGCTGTCGCTGAAGGTGTTCGGCGCCGACGCCTTCCGCGACGCCGTCGCCCGGGGCATGCGCAACGCCGAGGAGGCGGGCCGGTTCATCGACGCCGAGCCGGGCCTGGAGCTGGTGACGGCGCCCTCGCTGGCCGTGCTGACGTTCCGCTGCGCGGGCGCGGACGCCGACCGGGTCTGCCGGCGGCTCGCCACGGAGGGGTACGCGCTGGTCATGCCGACGACCGTCGCCGGCGAGCGGGTGCTGCGTCTGTGCACGATCAACCCGCGCACCAGCGCCGGGGAGTTGAGGCGGATCGTGACCCGGGTGCGGGAGCTGAGCCTCGATGCCACTGCCTGA
- a CDS encoding LuxR C-terminal-related transcriptional regulator, with product MDASLRGEVTLCDEGLQRYREALEVGRLSGDVPSCLTEYRLVRPLLGRTDSFVPVPPRVAESEVSRPMQRKIEKYQGILTSLHSSFHAADLVYRNAHLRAEPSIEPLSGEAVIGEALRLAVASCKDELLTAQPGGGRAPELLGEALPRDLALLRRGVRQRTLYQHSVRSHQPTLTYIERVLAEGAKVRTLEEIFERVIICDRSVAFIPGSPERHTAALAIRHTGIVDFLIKVFEHMWDRAQTVSITMDQYRPDLLTDSVRRTVLRMVVAGHTDESIAARLGVSTRTVSTHIKKVSDALGSRSRAELGFLVSQRRLLEQERPLSAAAEGKRRGVSP from the coding sequence ATGGATGCATCCCTCCGCGGGGAAGTTACTCTCTGCGACGAAGGGCTCCAGCGCTACCGAGAGGCACTGGAGGTGGGCCGCCTGTCGGGCGACGTCCCGTCCTGTCTCACCGAGTACCGGCTGGTCAGGCCGCTGCTCGGCCGGACCGACTCCTTCGTCCCGGTGCCGCCCAGGGTCGCCGAATCAGAGGTGTCCCGGCCGATGCAACGGAAAATCGAAAAGTATCAGGGAATCCTGACGTCCCTGCACTCCTCCTTTCACGCGGCGGACCTTGTTTACCGGAATGCTCATTTGCGCGCCGAGCCTTCGATCGAGCCGCTGAGCGGTGAGGCGGTGATTGGCGAGGCGCTGCGGCTCGCGGTGGCGTCCTGCAAGGACGAATTGCTGACCGCGCAACCGGGCGGCGGCCGGGCGCCGGAACTCCTCGGCGAGGCGCTGCCCCGCGATCTCGCGCTGCTGCGCCGGGGCGTGCGCCAGCGCACCCTGTACCAGCACAGCGTGCGCTCGCACCAGCCGACGCTGACCTACATCGAGCGGGTCCTCGCCGAGGGCGCGAAGGTCCGGACGCTGGAGGAGATCTTCGAGCGGGTCATCATCTGTGACCGCTCGGTCGCCTTCATCCCCGGTTCCCCGGAGCGGCACACCGCCGCGCTCGCCATCCGGCACACGGGCATCGTCGACTTCCTCATCAAGGTGTTCGAGCACATGTGGGATCGCGCGCAGACCGTCTCCATCACCATGGACCAGTACCGCCCCGACCTGCTCACCGACTCCGTGCGGCGCACGGTCCTGCGCATGGTGGTGGCCGGCCACACGGACGAGAGCATCGCCGCCCGCCTCGGCGTCAGCACCCGTACGGTCTCCACGCACATCAAGAAGGTCTCCGACGCGCTCGGCAGCCGCAGCCGCGCGGAGCTGGGGTTCCTCGTGTCCCAGCGAAGACTCCTGGAACAGGAGAGACCGCTCTCCGCCGCAGCCGAGGGGAAAAGACGGGGCGTTTCACCCTGA
- a CDS encoding cytochrome P450, which translates to MLRYPFERADSLSPMPHLDLLRHDTLPRVLMPSGDPAHLALRHADVVQALSDGRLSRRAMFATPGGPRFTGADLDEPSLVGTDPPDHTRLRRLCAPAFRPDRIAALRTPVQQLTDRLLVQPTDLHADFAVPLVTHTVCDLLGVPHADRDQLLVWAHQKLALTGPPDEARAGHRALREHFTTLTPDAGLLAGLAEAHRAGGLSGRERAAVAVNLFVAGATTTAAVLTNGLLCLLNHPAQYAALTPARVPGAVAEILRYDVAGDMGLPRLALAGLRIGATEVRAGEVVIPAHAYAGRDPAVHRDPDVFDIARRPVPGLAFGYGPHYCVGARLAVLLLETALTGVVARFPRLRLAVPARSLGWRNGTLTGGVGRLPVVY; encoded by the coding sequence ATGCTGCGCTACCCCTTCGAACGCGCCGACAGCCTCTCCCCCATGCCCCACCTCGACCTGCTCCGGCACGACACCCTCCCGCGCGTCCTCATGCCCAGCGGCGACCCCGCCCACCTCGCGCTGCGCCACGCGGACGTCGTCCAGGCGCTGTCCGACGGGCGGTTGAGCCGCCGGGCGATGTTCGCCACGCCGGGCGGGCCCCGGTTCACCGGCGCCGACCTGGACGAGCCGAGCCTCGTCGGCACGGACCCGCCGGACCACACCAGGCTGCGCCGCCTGTGCGCGCCGGCGTTCCGCCCGGACCGGATCGCCGCGCTGCGGACGCCGGTTCAGCAGCTGACGGACCGTCTGCTGGTCCAACCAACCGATCTGCACGCCGACTTCGCCGTCCCCCTCGTCACCCACACCGTCTGCGACCTCCTCGGCGTCCCGCACGCCGACCGGGACCAACTCCTCGTCTGGGCGCACCAGAAGCTCGCGCTCACCGGCCCGCCGGACGAGGCCCGCGCCGGGCACCGGGCGCTGCGCGAGCACTTCACGACGCTCACACCGGACGCCGGGCTCCTCGCCGGCCTCGCGGAGGCGCACCGCGCGGGCGGGCTCAGCGGGCGGGAACGGGCCGCCGTCGCCGTGAACCTGTTCGTCGCCGGGGCCACCACGACCGCGGCGGTTCTCACGAACGGGCTGCTGTGTCTGCTCAACCACCCCGCCCAGTACGCCGCGTTGACGCCCGCGCGGGTGCCGGGGGCGGTGGCGGAGATCCTGCGGTACGACGTCGCCGGGGACATGGGGCTGCCCCGGCTGGCGCTGGCCGGGCTGCGGATCGGCGCGACCGAGGTGCGGGCCGGGGAGGTGGTGATCCCGGCGCACGCCTACGCCGGGCGCGATCCGGCCGTCCACCGCGATCCGGACGTCTTCGACATCGCGCGGCGGCCCGTCCCCGGCCTGGCGTTCGGGTACGGCCCGCACTACTGCGTCGGGGCGCGGCTGGCGGTGCTGCTCCTGGAGACCGCGCTGACCGGCGTCGTCGCCCGCTTCCCCCGCCTGCGACTCGCCGTGCCCGCGCGGTCGTTGGGGTGGCGCAACGGGACGCTGACAGGCGGGGTCGGGCGGCTGCCGGTCGTGTACTGA
- a CDS encoding PLP-dependent aminotransferase family protein: protein MRNYQSVADAVAEEIRAGRLRAGDRLPPQRDFARLHNIAASTATRVYQELARRGLTVGEVGRGTFVCATAGAPSGAGSAGAADGRVDLELNYPVVPEQNELLAAGLTRLLRPELLGAAMRSAGPVGAPAVREAAADLLARAGWRPDPARVLFSGSGRQAISAAVAALAPPGARLGVEELTYPALKAIAGRLGVTLVPLAMDGSGLVPEAVAEAHRAQPLHAVYVQPALHNPLSLSMPRERLERLAEVLTELGIHAIEDGVWSFLCDGPPLASLAPELTVLVDSLSKRLAPGLSLGLVVAPASVANSVSVSLRSGGWTPMRFAMEAMYHWQADDSVAAIVAAKRRQARQRQELAQGHLGGFVTRGDPRSYYRWWELPHPWRADTFVAAAARYGIAVTPAAAFAVDPRRVPNAVRLGLASPAADTLSRALATLADLARSAPDDLVTD, encoded by the coding sequence GTGAGGAACTACCAGAGCGTGGCCGACGCGGTCGCCGAGGAGATCAGGGCCGGCCGTCTCAGGGCGGGCGACCGGCTGCCGCCCCAGCGTGACTTCGCGCGGTTGCACAACATCGCCGCCTCCACCGCGACCCGCGTCTACCAGGAGCTGGCCCGTCGGGGGCTGACGGTCGGCGAGGTGGGTCGCGGGACTTTCGTGTGCGCCACGGCCGGTGCCCCGTCGGGCGCGGGGTCCGCCGGGGCGGCGGACGGGCGGGTGGATCTGGAGCTGAACTATCCGGTGGTGCCGGAGCAGAACGAGCTGCTGGCGGCGGGGCTCACTCGGCTGCTGCGGCCGGAGCTGCTGGGCGCGGCGATGCGGTCGGCGGGTCCGGTGGGGGCGCCCGCGGTGCGGGAGGCGGCGGCGGATCTGCTGGCGCGGGCGGGGTGGCGGCCCGATCCGGCGCGGGTGCTGTTCTCGGGCAGTGGCCGGCAGGCGATCTCGGCGGCGGTCGCGGCGCTGGCGCCGCCGGGGGCGCGGCTGGGGGTGGAGGAACTGACGTATCCGGCGCTGAAGGCGATCGCGGGCCGGCTGGGTGTGACGCTGGTGCCGCTGGCGATGGACGGGTCGGGGCTGGTGCCGGAGGCGGTGGCCGAGGCGCATCGCGCTCAGCCGCTGCACGCGGTGTACGTGCAGCCGGCGCTGCACAATCCGCTGTCGCTGTCGATGCCTCGGGAGCGGCTGGAGCGGCTGGCGGAGGTGCTGACGGAGCTGGGGATCCACGCGATCGAGGACGGTGTGTGGTCGTTCCTGTGTGACGGTCCGCCGCTGGCGTCGCTGGCGCCGGAGCTGACGGTGCTGGTGGACAGCCTGTCCAAGCGGCTCGCGCCGGGGCTCTCGCTGGGTCTGGTGGTGGCGCCCGCGTCGGTCGCCAACAGCGTGTCGGTGTCGCTGCGTTCGGGCGGCTGGACGCCGATGCGGTTCGCGATGGAGGCGATGTACCACTGGCAGGCGGACGACAGTGTGGCGGCGATCGTGGCGGCGAAGCGCCGGCAGGCCAGGCAGCGGCAGGAGCTCGCCCAGGGTCACCTCGGTGGTTTCGTGACCCGGGGCGACCCCCGCTCGTACTACCGCTGGTGGGAGCTGCCCCACCCCTGGCGTGCCGACACGTTCGTGGCCGCGGCCGCGCGGTACGGCATCGCGGTGACCCCGGCGGCGGCGTTCGCGGTGGACCCGCGCCGGGTGCCGAACGCGGTCCGGCTGGGCCTCGCCTCGCCCGCCGCCGACACGCTGTCGCGCGCTCTCGCCACGCTGGCCGATCTGGCGCGGTCCGCGCCGGACGACCTGGTGACGGACTGA
- a CDS encoding S8 family serine peptidase: MSYNHSGRRAAPLVLAGILALTTQLPAHADSSGPRLPGTYLVQLADAPVAVHEDTRAPAGRRLDTGTRAAREYVDHLGERRDDVLAGVPGVKPLRTFTTVVNGFTARLTSAQIGRLSRMPGVVSVTRNQMLPLAGEAGRTGTGRATAARTSTTKPPASPPYAREAAPLPVPDMAAFLGLKGEHGLYSRIPGGQANAGRGTIIGVVDSGIDTGNPSLGALPADPVADKAIAAKWKGGCDPGKDPAHRATCNNKVIGAQYFPNDGVVDTKAGDWDSPRDSDSHGTSTATTAAGNLNIPTTVPDTGLTGRISGLAPAARIAAYKVCWVSACGYNESVAAIDKAVADGVDVINYSIGGPDLSVPSGVLETALRNAAEAGVFISAAAGNEGPGTVRHEMPWVMSVAASTHDTGYRTTLTLGDGRSYDGVGFSATALPATRLVDSARAGAGGVTEADARLCAAGSLDPAKVRGAVVLCTGNTGRVAKSVEVQRAGGVGMVLVNEAPGEELIADAHRVPSVHLTSADGASVRAYAERAGATAELSAAVAVPQRAPVVAGFSSSGPETVNGGDLIKPDVTAPGVGTVAATVAGSFLYKGSQGLFNGTSDSAPHVAGLALLLRQSHPSWSVAALKSALMTTASTTDNTGRPIQRTGAGTATPFDYGAGHVVPSSAADPGLVYDAGAADWTAYTCTRDGKLTSADGGAAACAGVPRLDASDVNYPMIAVGDLVGRQTVTRKVTNVAATTGVYTVRVQAPRGFTAEVTPQRLTLAPGASATYTVAFTRTDAAFGAWSFGAVTWSDGHHQVRSAVSLRAEVLDAPSEVTASGAEGSVKLTPRTGWAGTLTAGASLYGGEKRTGTLTGTDHDFDPNTSPLTPATYRTTFTVPAGLKAARVGISAADYAAGSDIDLYVKDDATGDFVHWAADSSDEHADLKPGTYTVYVNQYVVPSGVTSQPFALRYWLIGSGAGHAAAVSPASQRVAMGAEPGVGVSWKGLSADVSPVYLGVVEYGDGSRTVGRTLLSVSVPRR; this comes from the coding sequence GTGTCCTACAACCACTCCGGCAGACGGGCGGCCCCGCTCGTCCTCGCCGGAATCCTCGCGCTGACCACGCAGCTCCCGGCGCACGCCGACTCCTCGGGGCCGCGGCTCCCGGGGACGTACCTCGTCCAGCTCGCGGACGCGCCCGTCGCCGTCCACGAGGACACCCGGGCCCCTGCGGGCCGGCGTCTCGACACCGGGACCAGGGCCGCCCGCGAGTACGTGGACCACCTCGGGGAGCGGCGGGACGACGTCCTCGCGGGCGTGCCCGGGGTGAAGCCGCTGCGCACGTTCACCACGGTCGTCAACGGGTTCACCGCGCGGCTGACGTCGGCGCAGATCGGGCGGTTGTCGCGCATGCCGGGAGTGGTGTCGGTGACGCGGAACCAGATGCTGCCGTTGGCGGGGGAAGCGGGCAGGACGGGGACGGGGAGGGCCACGGCCGCCCGCACCAGCACCACGAAACCCCCCGCCTCACCCCCGTACGCCCGTGAAGCGGCCCCCCTCCCCGTCCCCGACATGGCCGCCTTCCTCGGTCTGAAGGGCGAGCACGGTCTCTACTCCCGTATCCCCGGCGGTCAGGCGAACGCGGGCCGGGGCACGATCATCGGCGTCGTCGACTCCGGTATCGACACCGGCAACCCCTCGCTCGGCGCGCTGCCCGCAGACCCCGTCGCCGACAAGGCGATCGCGGCGAAGTGGAAGGGCGGCTGCGACCCCGGCAAGGACCCGGCGCACCGGGCCACCTGCAACAACAAGGTGATCGGCGCCCAGTACTTCCCGAACGACGGGGTCGTCGACACGAAGGCGGGCGACTGGGACTCCCCCAGGGACTCCGACTCGCACGGCACCAGCACGGCGACGACCGCGGCCGGCAACCTGAACATTCCCACGACGGTCCCGGACACCGGCCTCACCGGGCGGATATCGGGGCTGGCCCCGGCGGCCAGGATCGCCGCGTACAAGGTGTGCTGGGTCAGCGCCTGCGGCTACAACGAGTCGGTCGCCGCGATCGACAAGGCGGTCGCGGACGGCGTCGACGTCATCAACTACTCGATCGGCGGCCCGGATCTGAGCGTGCCGAGCGGGGTGCTGGAGACGGCCCTGCGCAACGCGGCCGAGGCGGGCGTGTTCATCTCGGCGGCGGCGGGCAACGAGGGTCCGGGGACGGTCCGGCACGAGATGCCGTGGGTGATGTCCGTGGCGGCCTCGACCCACGACACCGGTTACCGCACCACCCTCACCCTGGGCGACGGCCGCTCCTACGACGGCGTCGGCTTCAGCGCGACGGCGCTCCCGGCGACCCGGCTGGTCGACTCGGCGCGGGCGGGCGCCGGCGGCGTCACCGAGGCCGACGCCCGGCTGTGCGCGGCGGGTTCACTGGACCCGGCGAAGGTGCGCGGCGCGGTCGTGCTGTGCACGGGCAACACGGGGCGGGTCGCCAAGAGCGTCGAGGTCCAGCGGGCCGGCGGCGTCGGCATGGTCCTCGTCAACGAGGCGCCCGGCGAGGAGCTGATCGCCGACGCGCACCGGGTGCCGTCCGTCCATCTCACCAGCGCGGACGGCGCGTCGGTGCGGGCGTACGCCGAACGGGCCGGTGCGACCGCCGAGTTGAGCGCGGCCGTCGCCGTCCCGCAGCGGGCGCCGGTCGTCGCGGGGTTCTCGTCCTCCGGCCCCGAGACGGTGAACGGCGGTGACCTGATCAAGCCGGACGTCACCGCGCCGGGCGTCGGGACCGTCGCGGCCACGGTCGCCGGGAGCTTCCTCTACAAGGGGTCGCAGGGGCTGTTCAACGGCACTTCCGACTCGGCCCCGCACGTCGCCGGACTCGCCCTGCTGCTGCGGCAGTCGCACCCCTCCTGGTCGGTGGCGGCGCTCAAGTCGGCGCTGATGACGACGGCTTCGACGACCGACAACACCGGCCGGCCCATCCAGCGCACGGGCGCGGGCACCGCGACCCCGTTCGACTACGGCGCCGGGCACGTCGTCCCGTCCTCGGCCGCCGACCCGGGGCTCGTGTACGACGCGGGTGCCGCCGACTGGACGGCGTACACCTGCACCCGGGACGGGAAGCTGACCAGCGCCGACGGCGGGGCCGCCGCCTGCGCCGGGGTGCCCCGGCTCGACGCGAGCGACGTCAACTATCCGATGATCGCGGTCGGTGACCTCGTCGGGCGGCAGACCGTCACCCGGAAGGTCACCAACGTCGCCGCGACGACCGGCGTCTACACGGTCCGCGTCCAGGCGCCGCGCGGTTTCACCGCCGAGGTCACGCCCCAGCGGCTGACGCTGGCGCCGGGTGCGAGCGCGACGTACACGGTCGCCTTCACGCGGACCGACGCGGCGTTCGGGGCCTGGAGCTTCGGGGCGGTGACCTGGTCCGACGGGCACCACCAGGTCCGTAGCGCGGTGTCCCTGCGGGCCGAGGTGCTGGACGCGCCCTCCGAGGTCACGGCGAGCGGCGCCGAGGGTTCCGTGAAGCTCACGCCGAGGACCGGGTGGGCCGGGACGCTCACCGCGGGCGCGAGCCTGTACGGCGGGGAGAAGAGGACCGGCACGCTGACCGGTACCGACCACGACTTCGACCCGAACACGTCCCCGCTCACGCCGGCCACGTACAGGACGACGTTCACCGTCCCCGCCGGCCTCAAGGCCGCCCGCGTCGGGATCTCGGCCGCCGACTACGCGGCGGGCAGTGACATCGACCTGTACGTCAAGGACGACGCGACCGGTGACTTCGTGCACTGGGCGGCGGACTCCAGCGACGAGCACGCCGACCTGAAGCCGGGGACGTACACGGTGTACGTCAACCAGTACGTCGTTCCGTCGGGCGTCACCAGTCAGCCGTTCGCCCTGCGGTACTGGCTCATCGGCTCCGGTGCCGGGCACGCCGCCGCGGTCTCCCCCGCGTCCCAGCGGGTCGCCATGGGCGCCGAGCCCGGTGTCGGCGTCTCCTGGAAGGGGCTGTCGGCCGACGTGTCACCCGTGTATCTGGGGGTCGTGGAGTACGGTGACGGCTCCCGGACGGTCGGGCGGACGCTGCTGTCAGTGAGCGTTCCCCGGCGGTGA
- a CDS encoding DinB family protein, whose protein sequence is MNVIAHTSQNRPPRTPPACPRCAFDPATCDRHTAPDLLRDTTTDWQHVLAGPDVTRSCAGTPAWTVLEHGCHVRDMCLLFRRQLDTMLGEPRNIAPSSEVTNSPTRYCDEDARQVAGELGRAATALADRLTALTADDWEREDPRLPDLRLTLGVLTRHLLHDIRHSLHDARRGIRAPDARTATATAHPQNNEDGHG, encoded by the coding sequence GTGAACGTCATAGCGCACACCTCACAGAACCGCCCCCCACGCACCCCGCCCGCCTGCCCCCGCTGCGCCTTCGACCCCGCGACCTGCGACCGGCACACCGCCCCTGACCTGCTACGGGACACCACCACCGACTGGCAGCACGTCCTGGCGGGCCCCGACGTCACCCGCTCCTGCGCGGGCACCCCCGCCTGGACCGTCCTGGAACACGGCTGCCACGTCCGCGACATGTGCCTCCTCTTCCGCCGCCAACTCGACACAATGCTCGGCGAACCCCGGAACATTGCACCGAGTTCCGAGGTGACAAACTCCCCCACACGCTATTGCGACGAGGACGCCCGACAGGTAGCGGGCGAACTCGGCCGCGCCGCCACGGCCCTCGCCGACCGCCTCACGGCCCTCACCGCCGACGACTGGGAGCGCGAGGACCCCCGCCTCCCCGACCTGAGACTCACCCTCGGCGTGCTCACACGCCACCTCCTGCACGACATCCGCCACAGCCTCCACGACGCCAGGCGCGGCATCCGCGCGCCCGACGCGCGCACGGCCACGGCGACGGCACACCCACAGAACAACGAGGACGGACATGGTTGA
- a CDS encoding LysE family translocator, with product MVETSGIIGVALVALGMVLTPGPNMIYLVSRSITQGRRAGVISLGGVAVGFLVYLIITNLGLSVVFIAVPELYVAVKLAGALYLGYLAWTALKPGGISVFAPQEIPPDTPRKLFTMGLVTNLLNPKIAIMYLSLIPQFVNPDDGNVLLQGILLGSVQIAVALTVNLSIVLAAGSISGFLARRPAWLKVQRYVMGAALGTLAVTLAIDTSAPSAPN from the coding sequence ATGGTTGAGACGAGCGGCATCATCGGCGTCGCCCTGGTGGCGCTGGGCATGGTGCTCACCCCGGGACCGAACATGATCTACCTGGTCTCCCGGAGCATCACCCAAGGGCGCCGCGCCGGCGTCATATCCCTGGGCGGCGTCGCCGTCGGCTTCCTGGTCTACCTGATCATCACCAACCTCGGCCTCTCCGTCGTGTTCATCGCGGTCCCCGAGCTGTACGTCGCGGTGAAACTCGCCGGCGCCCTCTACCTCGGCTACCTCGCCTGGACCGCGCTGAAGCCCGGCGGCATCTCCGTCTTCGCCCCCCAGGAGATACCGCCGGACACCCCGCGCAAGCTGTTCACGATGGGCCTGGTCACCAACCTGCTCAACCCCAAGATCGCCATCATGTACCTCTCGCTGATCCCCCAGTTCGTCAACCCCGACGACGGCAACGTCCTCCTCCAGGGCATCCTGCTCGGCTCCGTCCAGATCGCCGTCGCCCTCACGGTCAACCTGTCCATCGTGCTCGCCGCCGGCTCCATCTCCGGCTTCCTCGCCCGCCGCCCCGCCTGGCTCAAGGTCCAGCGCTACGTCATGGGCGCGGCACTCGGCACCCTCGCCGTCACCCTCGCCATCGACACCTCCGCCCCCAGCGCCCCGAACTGA